A window of Streptomyces caniferus contains these coding sequences:
- a CDS encoding bestrophin-like domain — protein MSQWLVLTLAMAVACGVVLTITVLKERRISEDDDPTETPDVIEYLTMMVGVVYAIVLGLAIAGVWEARSAAEDTVRTEAQALHEVSARARAYPAPVRDRIRSDVDAYVSYVVHKEWPVMAEKGELTGHGSELLTKVRADVTDYRPRNDYEGQSYQPLVDQVAVADGARSARADAADSTLPGVVWFGLIIGGAISVGVMFTLQIRRSGRELLMAGLFSALIAFLLFLVWDFDAPFSRGIAATASPFLDLFPHS, from the coding sequence ATGTCCCAATGGCTGGTGCTGACTCTCGCCATGGCCGTCGCCTGTGGCGTCGTCCTGACCATCACCGTCCTCAAGGAGCGCCGGATCAGTGAGGACGACGACCCGACCGAAACACCCGATGTGATCGAGTATCTGACGATGATGGTGGGGGTGGTCTACGCGATCGTGCTGGGCCTGGCCATCGCCGGTGTATGGGAGGCCAGGAGCGCGGCCGAGGACACCGTACGGACCGAGGCCCAGGCGCTGCACGAGGTCAGCGCGCGGGCACGGGCCTACCCCGCGCCGGTACGGGACCGCATCCGCTCGGACGTCGATGCGTATGTGTCCTACGTCGTGCACAAGGAATGGCCGGTCATGGCCGAGAAGGGGGAACTGACCGGGCACGGCTCCGAACTGCTGACGAAGGTCCGGGCGGACGTCACCGACTACCGCCCGCGCAACGACTACGAGGGGCAGTCCTACCAGCCCCTCGTCGACCAGGTCGCGGTGGCCGACGGCGCCCGCTCCGCCCGTGCGGACGCGGCCGATTCGACGCTGCCGGGCGTGGTGTGGTTCGGGCTGATCATCGGTGGCGCCATTTCGGTCGGCGTCATGTTCACCCTGCAGATCCGGCGCTCGGGGCGCGAGTTGCTGATGGCCGGACTCTTCAGCGCGCTGATCGCCTTCCTGCTGTTCCTCGTCTGGGACTTCGACGCCCCCTTCAGCCGGGGCATCGCCGCCACCGCCTCGCCGTTCCTGGACCTGTTCCCGCATTCGTGA
- a CDS encoding LAETG motif-containing sortase-dependent surface protein: MKLRRALTAAAATAVIAPAALMAAPAAFATGPDTGSSASAEPTPGTPGPEQTDDTTGQPETPGAAEETPGAGTTGGTTRTGEDTTTGEETGNGDGTESSAPAAPGDETKPGDTTKPSTSAKPTKPAEPGDDADCTVDDAAIKVTVDHLPSKLVAGGGWKGFSVHLANTTDHTLDEVYPVVYAVPTGNIDHPTSQLDLEYQNPNTGKWTSFDEWTDGQYFGWFQLDAHQTAELKLRIRADKGAKAGDGFALVAGDYQNKDGSCGWSEEQWYDFAILPAGSKPGKIPPAEPGKPGNKPGPQGGGKPVTATKPKGGMDKLPVTGNLAETGASSALPTIGLVGGVAMVVGAGALFVVRRRRTDGGAAA; this comes from the coding sequence ATGAAGCTTCGCCGTGCCCTGACGGCCGCCGCCGCGACGGCCGTCATAGCCCCTGCCGCCCTGATGGCGGCCCCCGCCGCGTTCGCGACCGGACCCGACACCGGGTCCAGCGCGAGCGCCGAGCCGACCCCGGGCACCCCCGGCCCGGAGCAGACCGACGACACCACCGGACAGCCGGAGACCCCGGGCGCCGCAGAGGAGACGCCGGGCGCCGGCACGACCGGCGGCACCACCCGGACGGGCGAGGACACCACGACCGGTGAAGAGACCGGGAACGGTGACGGCACCGAGTCGTCCGCCCCGGCCGCCCCGGGCGACGAGACCAAGCCCGGTGACACCACCAAGCCCTCCACCTCGGCGAAGCCCACCAAGCCGGCCGAGCCCGGCGACGACGCCGACTGCACGGTCGACGACGCCGCCATCAAGGTGACCGTCGACCACCTGCCCTCCAAGCTCGTCGCGGGCGGCGGCTGGAAGGGCTTCAGCGTGCACCTGGCCAACACCACGGACCACACGCTGGACGAGGTCTACCCGGTCGTCTACGCGGTGCCGACCGGGAACATCGACCACCCCACGTCGCAGCTGGACCTGGAGTACCAGAACCCGAACACCGGCAAGTGGACCTCGTTCGACGAGTGGACCGACGGCCAGTACTTCGGCTGGTTCCAGCTCGACGCGCACCAGACCGCCGAGCTCAAGCTGCGCATCCGCGCCGACAAGGGCGCCAAGGCCGGTGACGGCTTCGCGCTGGTGGCGGGCGACTACCAGAACAAGGACGGCTCCTGCGGCTGGTCCGAGGAGCAGTGGTACGACTTCGCGATCCTGCCCGCCGGCAGCAAGCCGGGGAAGATCCCGCCGGCCGAGCCCGGCAAGCCCGGCAACAAGCCCGGCCCGCAGGGCGGCGGGAAGCCCGTCACCGCCACCAAGCCGAAGGGCGGCATGGACAAGCTGCCGGTGACCGGCAACCTCGCCGAGACCGGTGCGTCCTCCGCGCTGCCGACCATCGGCCTGGTGGGCGGGGTCGCCATGGTCGTCGGCGCGGGCGCGCTCTTCGTCGTCCGGCGCCGCAGGACGGACGGTGGCGCCGCCGCGTAA
- a CDS encoding MarR family winged helix-turn-helix transcriptional regulator → MDTAADLSRLLGPLRRAVLRSTRAAEGLPDLPDAQIELLRVLSAGGPLGTRAVAERLRISPSTVSNLVRTMTAAGLVERHASTTDLRAVDLSVSPGASELLERYDRASRETLEQAVAKLPPGDRDALTAALPALARLVTALEG, encoded by the coding sequence GTGGACACCGCCGCCGACCTCAGCCGCCTCCTCGGCCCCCTGCGCCGGGCCGTCCTGCGCTCGACCCGCGCCGCCGAGGGGCTGCCCGACCTTCCCGATGCCCAGATCGAGCTGCTGCGGGTGCTGTCCGCCGGCGGTCCGCTGGGCACCCGAGCGGTCGCCGAGCGGCTTCGCATCTCGCCCTCGACGGTCAGCAATCTGGTGCGGACGATGACGGCGGCAGGGCTCGTGGAACGGCATGCGTCCACGACGGACCTCAGGGCGGTGGACCTGTCCGTGAGCCCGGGCGCTTCGGAGCTGCTGGAACGCTACGACCGGGCCAGCCGGGAGACGCTGGAGCAGGCGGTGGCCAAGCTTCCCCCCGGCGACCGCGACGCGCTCACCGCCGCCCTGCCCGCCCTCGCCCGCCTGGTCACCGCCCTGGAGGGGTGA
- a CDS encoding ATP-binding protein — MTTAPPRAESHYAPAPDPDEPPVRKLYRSADGRLLGGVARGLAGHLGLPVSWVRIVFVALFLADGMGALLYAAFWFFVPLGVGGVDHRHPAMAGGKRLLRRHKPDKGQVFALIALLIGAAIIASRFQLGQAKGYVWPVLLIGAGVALVWRQADDSRRAQWLELGRRKGVLPMLRGAAGVLLVGVGVTGIVVLQGSVRHLGSVLQASLAVVVGIALLAGPYLVRITQDLSEERLMRIRAQERAEVAAHVHDSVLHTLTLIQRNAEEPREVARLARAQERELRAWLYKPEGRGKEEDEEPATLAEAVRASAAEVEDHHGVPIEVVIVGDCPLDEALGAQIQAAREAMVNAAKYGGEGGAVQVYAEVEGRTVFVSVRDRGPGFDLDAVPEDRMGVRESIIGRMERNGGTARLRSAPEGGTVVELEMQRPATESGA; from the coding sequence ATGACCACCGCTCCGCCCCGCGCCGAGTCGCACTACGCCCCGGCACCGGACCCCGACGAACCGCCCGTGCGCAAGCTGTACCGCAGCGCCGACGGGCGGCTGCTCGGTGGTGTCGCGCGCGGCCTGGCGGGGCATCTCGGGCTGCCGGTCTCCTGGGTGCGGATCGTGTTCGTCGCCCTCTTCCTGGCCGACGGCATGGGCGCGCTGCTGTACGCCGCTTTCTGGTTCTTCGTTCCCCTGGGTGTCGGCGGCGTGGACCACCGCCACCCCGCCATGGCCGGCGGGAAGCGGCTGCTGCGGCGGCACAAGCCCGACAAGGGCCAGGTCTTCGCGCTGATCGCGCTGCTCATCGGCGCCGCGATCATCGCCTCCCGCTTCCAGCTGGGCCAGGCCAAGGGCTATGTCTGGCCGGTGCTGCTGATCGGCGCCGGTGTCGCCCTGGTGTGGCGCCAGGCCGACGACTCCCGCCGTGCGCAATGGCTGGAGCTCGGCCGCCGCAAGGGCGTGCTGCCGATGCTGCGGGGCGCGGCCGGTGTGCTGCTGGTCGGCGTCGGGGTGACCGGCATCGTCGTGCTGCAGGGGTCGGTGCGCCATCTCGGCTCGGTGCTGCAGGCCTCGCTCGCGGTCGTCGTCGGCATCGCGCTGCTGGCGGGCCCCTATCTCGTGCGGATCACCCAGGACCTCTCCGAGGAACGGCTGATGCGCATCCGCGCCCAGGAACGCGCCGAAGTGGCCGCCCATGTCCATGACTCCGTGCTGCACACCCTCACCCTGATCCAGCGCAACGCCGAGGAACCCAGGGAGGTGGCGCGGCTGGCCCGCGCCCAGGAACGGGAGTTGCGCGCCTGGCTCTACAAGCCCGAGGGCCGCGGCAAGGAGGAGGACGAGGAACCGGCCACCCTGGCGGAGGCGGTCCGCGCGTCCGCTGCCGAGGTGGAGGACCACCACGGCGTCCCCATCGAAGTCGTGATCGTCGGCGACTGCCCGCTGGACGAGGCGCTGGGCGCCCAGATACAGGCCGCACGCGAGGCGATGGTCAACGCCGCCAAGTACGGTGGCGAGGGCGGCGCGGTGCAGGTCTACGCCGAGGTCGAGGGTCGTACGGTCTTCGTCTCGGTGCGCGACCGCGGCCCCGGGTTCGACCTGGACGCGGTCCCCGAGGACCGGATGGGCGTACGGGAGTCCATCATCGGCCGGATGGAGCGCAACGGCGGCACGGCCCGGCTGCGTTCCGCCCCCGAGGGGGGCACGGTCGTCGAGCTGGAGATGCAGCGCCCGGCGACGGAGAGCGGCGCATGA
- a CDS encoding PspC domain-containing protein: MNEAAPVEESAPSGPTPPHAPLRRSRRHKVIGGVCGGLGRQWDLDPVIFRIVLAVLSVGGLGLIAYGFAWLLIPLDGQEENEGRRLLSGRVEGSALTALLFALVGCGLFLTTLAKGSMMSFAIMLTLTAAGSAYWSRRRREVETKGPESVDAATAQAVADAPPETTAPPVPTSPSWWRNQRSKEAGGPGYLWGPDNTPLPLDITYRPEHGAPTATGRSRTCSDAGGPPGPPPYGTPPAGVPRPTRRSGRPIGGWTFLLALLVGAATALTVFRHDGFAPSLQAGLAGALAVFGLGLVLSAWFGRTGGGTVFMVVLTAVLLAAATALPDNLSTDWRKHTWAPTTLAAVRPHYEIGSGEGTLDLAALPLKGGRTVHTSAEVGFGRLQVTLPHGVTTRLHISLGLGDIQLPGESPHDVDLSAGGEKTITLPADGLKKGEKPRGSLELDLDIGAGQVAVERATPASAPDAPTPPTPARPTAPTPEGAPE, translated from the coding sequence ATGAACGAAGCAGCCCCCGTCGAGGAGTCGGCGCCCTCCGGCCCCACCCCGCCGCATGCCCCGCTGCGCCGCAGCCGGCGGCACAAGGTGATCGGCGGCGTGTGCGGCGGGCTGGGCCGCCAGTGGGATCTCGACCCGGTGATCTTCCGGATCGTGCTCGCCGTGCTCTCCGTCGGCGGTCTCGGCCTCATCGCCTACGGCTTCGCCTGGCTGCTCATCCCGCTCGACGGCCAGGAAGAGAACGAGGGCCGCAGGCTGCTCTCCGGCCGTGTCGAAGGCTCCGCGCTGACGGCCCTGCTCTTCGCGCTGGTCGGCTGCGGACTGTTCCTGACGACCCTCGCCAAGGGCAGCATGATGTCGTTCGCCATCATGCTGACGCTGACGGCGGCCGGTTCCGCTTACTGGTCGCGGCGGCGCAGGGAGGTCGAGACCAAGGGCCCGGAGTCGGTGGACGCCGCCACCGCCCAGGCCGTCGCCGACGCACCGCCCGAGACCACGGCGCCCCCGGTGCCGACCAGCCCCTCCTGGTGGCGCAACCAGCGCTCCAAGGAGGCGGGCGGTCCGGGCTATCTGTGGGGACCCGACAACACCCCGCTCCCGCTGGACATCACCTACCGCCCCGAACACGGCGCGCCGACGGCAACCGGCCGGTCTCGCACCTGCTCCGACGCCGGCGGCCCGCCCGGCCCGCCCCCGTACGGCACTCCCCCGGCCGGAGTGCCGCGCCCAACTCGCCGCAGCGGCCGTCCGATCGGCGGCTGGACGTTCCTGCTCGCGCTGCTCGTCGGCGCCGCCACCGCCCTCACCGTGTTCCGCCACGACGGCTTCGCCCCCTCCCTCCAGGCAGGGCTGGCAGGTGCGTTGGCCGTCTTCGGCCTGGGCCTCGTACTCAGCGCCTGGTTCGGACGGACGGGCGGCGGCACGGTGTTCATGGTGGTGCTGACGGCCGTTCTGCTGGCGGCCGCGACGGCGCTGCCCGACAACCTCAGCACCGACTGGCGGAAGCACACCTGGGCCCCCACCACCCTCGCCGCCGTCCGGCCGCATTACGAGATCGGCTCGGGGGAAGGGACGCTGGACCTCGCCGCCCTGCCCCTCAAGGGCGGCCGTACGGTCCACACCAGCGCGGAAGTCGGCTTCGGCCGCCTCCAGGTGACGCTGCCGCACGGTGTCACCACCCGCCTCCACATCTCGCTCGGCCTCGGCGACATCCAGCTGCCGGGCGAATCGCCGCACGACGTGGACCTCTCGGCGGGAGGCGAGAAGACCATCACGCTGCCCGCCGACGGCCTCAAGAAGGGCGAGAAGCCGCGCGGCTCACTGGAACTCGACCTCGACATCGGTGCGGGTCAGGTCGCCGTCGAGCGCGCGACACCGGCCTCCGCCCCGGACGCACCCACCCCGCCGACACCCGCCCGGCCGACCGCCCCGACCCCTGAGGGAGCCCCCGAGTGA
- a CDS encoding TQO small subunit DoxD: protein MVHANRTIGAELGGVAVEGSGAGLRGQLARHALLPLRLFLGATFLYAGIDKLTNPAFLAASGAGSLGEMLRQVHDAAALPQLVDLAQQNPVVFGYAIAAGELAVGLGTLVGLLGRLAALGGALISLMLWITVSWATTPYYYGNDLAYLMAWVPLVLAGTPMFSLDAAWAHRRRRHGTQLFG from the coding sequence ATGGTTCACGCGAATCGCACGATCGGTGCCGAATTGGGAGGGGTGGCCGTTGAGGGCTCCGGCGCCGGGTTGCGCGGGCAGCTGGCGCGCCATGCGCTGCTCCCGTTGCGGCTGTTCCTGGGGGCCACGTTCCTCTATGCGGGCATCGACAAGTTGACGAATCCGGCGTTCTTGGCGGCCAGTGGCGCCGGGTCGCTCGGGGAAATGCTGCGCCAGGTCCATGACGCGGCGGCGCTGCCGCAGCTCGTGGACCTCGCACAGCAGAATCCGGTGGTCTTCGGCTATGCCATCGCGGCCGGCGAGCTGGCGGTGGGCCTCGGGACTCTCGTGGGTCTGCTGGGGCGGCTGGCGGCCCTGGGCGGTGCGCTGATCTCGCTGATGCTGTGGATCACCGTGAGCTGGGCGACCACGCCGTACTACTACGGCAACGACCTCGCCTATCTGATGGCCTGGGTTCCGCTCGTACTGGCCGGCACGCCGATGTTCTCCCTGGACGCGGCCTGGGCGCACCGCCGCAGGCGGCACGGGACGCAGCTGTTCGGCTAG
- a CDS encoding chorismate mutase, giving the protein MSPQTATPATGARTAEADGIIQDARQRIDDLDGHIIGLVQERMAVSAVIQSERLSSGGRRVNLSREMEILAHYRDQLGKPGTALAMTLLELCRGQI; this is encoded by the coding sequence ATGAGCCCTCAGACTGCCACCCCCGCCACCGGCGCCCGCACCGCCGAGGCGGACGGGATCATCCAGGACGCACGGCAGCGGATCGATGATCTCGACGGCCACATCATCGGCCTCGTGCAGGAACGGATGGCCGTCTCGGCCGTCATCCAGAGCGAGCGCCTCTCCTCCGGCGGCCGGCGTGTGAACCTCTCCCGCGAGATGGAGATCCTCGCCCACTACCGCGACCAGCTCGGCAAGCCGGGCACCGCGCTGGCGATGACGCTGCTGGAGCTGTGCCGGGGCCAGATCTGA
- a CDS encoding serine/threonine-protein kinase, with protein sequence MTEAASVDEGRLVAGRYRLVERIGQGGMGTVWRARDEVLGRQVAVKRLHVAPYLDADELARRYERTTREAQAAARINHPNVVGVHDVVDDAGMPCIVMEYVPSTTLGDLIKEAARQDSSVTPREAARIGRGMVAALRAAHSAGVLHRDVKPGNVLLGEDGRVVLTDFGIAVATGTSTLTKTGELVGSIDYLAPERVRSGSPGPASDLWALGATLYQAVEGRPPFRKDTAVETAYAIAMDPLEAPRNAGSLSPLIEALLAKEPAERPTAEVVEQALRAAEAEAETAQLGRPTLALGTVGRGDPASTDTNGQAEAPTCAVPQAGGTAAAPDRTGTGTGTGAGAFASTGTGTGSGTGTGTGADIGGAVTGPMSLQDGAGGGRADRGRTEALSGGKAPRRRRAARVVVWSVAGVLFAGGGAGSAWYLMHRSASAVPQTTSDKGDTGVPSVPAHSIGPPPPLPDGYRTAKESALGVNIPVPEGWRRIVRDGGRQIIYASGASEATDTERAQLTLSVLDFSSPDQVQHFKDVEVEFKKIYPVYTRLRLQPTIFQGDPAAIWEFNFTGRARKFRGIDLGFGREGGKEYALYVSAPDADWAKYEKVFSVIKDGFRRTGPQS encoded by the coding sequence GTGACGGAGGCGGCGTCGGTGGACGAGGGGCGACTGGTCGCCGGGCGATATCGCCTGGTTGAGCGGATAGGCCAGGGCGGTATGGGCACCGTCTGGCGGGCCCGGGACGAAGTCCTCGGGCGTCAGGTCGCGGTCAAGCGTTTGCATGTGGCGCCGTATCTCGATGCGGACGAACTGGCGAGGCGCTATGAGCGCACCACCCGTGAGGCGCAGGCCGCGGCGCGCATCAACCACCCCAATGTGGTGGGGGTGCACGACGTCGTGGACGACGCCGGGATGCCGTGCATCGTCATGGAGTACGTCCCCTCGACGACGCTCGGGGATCTCATCAAGGAAGCCGCGCGGCAGGACAGTTCGGTCACGCCGCGCGAGGCCGCCCGGATCGGGCGCGGCATGGTGGCGGCGCTGCGTGCCGCACACTCCGCCGGTGTGCTGCACCGTGACGTCAAGCCGGGCAACGTGCTGCTCGGTGAGGACGGCCGGGTCGTGCTCACCGACTTCGGCATCGCGGTCGCCACCGGTACCTCCACGCTCACCAAGACGGGCGAGCTGGTCGGCTCCATCGACTACTTGGCGCCCGAGCGGGTCAGGAGCGGCAGCCCGGGTCCCGCCTCCGACCTGTGGGCGCTGGGCGCGACGCTCTATCAAGCGGTGGAGGGGCGGCCCCCGTTCCGGAAGGACACCGCGGTCGAGACGGCGTACGCGATCGCCATGGACCCGCTGGAGGCGCCGCGCAACGCCGGGTCGCTGAGCCCGCTGATCGAGGCGCTGCTCGCCAAGGAGCCGGCCGAGCGCCCGACGGCCGAGGTCGTCGAGCAGGCGCTGCGGGCCGCCGAGGCCGAGGCGGAGACGGCGCAGCTCGGCCGGCCGACGCTGGCGCTGGGCACGGTCGGACGCGGCGACCCGGCATCGACCGACACGAACGGGCAGGCCGAGGCGCCGACGTGTGCGGTGCCGCAGGCGGGCGGGACGGCAGCCGCGCCGGACCGTACCGGGACGGGCACCGGGACCGGTGCCGGGGCGTTTGCGAGCACCGGCACGGGTACGGGCAGTGGCACGGGCACCGGCACGGGTGCGGACATCGGTGGTGCCGTGACCGGACCCATGTCTCTCCAGGACGGGGCCGGTGGCGGGCGGGCCGACAGGGGCCGTACCGAAGCGCTGTCCGGCGGCAAGGCCCCCCGCAGGCGGCGTGCTGCCCGGGTCGTGGTCTGGAGTGTCGCCGGGGTGCTGTTCGCCGGTGGCGGTGCGGGTTCGGCCTGGTACCTGATGCACCGCAGCGCCTCCGCCGTCCCCCAGACGACCTCCGACAAGGGCGACACGGGCGTTCCCAGCGTCCCGGCCCACAGCATCGGACCGCCGCCGCCCCTCCCCGACGGCTACCGGACGGCAAAGGAGTCCGCGCTCGGCGTGAATATCCCGGTACCCGAGGGGTGGAGGCGCATCGTCAGGGACGGCGGCCGGCAGATCATCTACGCCTCGGGGGCCAGCGAGGCGACGGACACCGAGCGCGCCCAGCTGACCCTGAGCGTTCTGGACTTCTCCTCGCCCGATCAGGTGCAGCACTTCAAGGACGTCGAGGTGGAGTTCAAGAAGATCTACCCCGTCTACACGCGGCTGCGGCTGCAGCCGACGATCTTCCAGGGCGATCCCGCCGCGATCTGGGAGTTCAACTTCACTGGACGGGCCCGCAAATTCCGGGGGATCGACCTCGGGTTCGGTCGTGAGGGCGGCAAGGAATACGCGCTCTACGTCTCCGCGCCGGACGCCGACTGGGCGAAATACGAGAAGGTCTTCTCGGTGATCAAGGACGGCTTCCGCAGGACCGGCCCGCAGAGCTGA
- a CDS encoding phenolic acid decarboxylase — MTTVANPVPEQDLSGITGKHFIYTYANGWQYEMYVKNSRTIDYRIHSGMVGGRWVKNQAVDLVRLDSDVYKISWTEPTGTSVSVNVLPAERRLHGVIFFPQWVHQYPERTVCFQNDHLDRMAAYRDQGPTHPIHVVPEFAEITFLEDRGENDEGVIAVDPADLPEGYADRIN; from the coding sequence ATGACCACCGTCGCGAACCCCGTGCCCGAGCAGGACCTCTCGGGCATCACCGGGAAGCACTTCATCTACACCTACGCCAACGGCTGGCAGTACGAGATGTACGTGAAGAACTCCCGGACGATCGACTACCGGATCCACAGCGGCATGGTCGGCGGCCGCTGGGTGAAGAACCAGGCGGTCGACCTCGTCCGGCTCGACTCGGACGTCTACAAGATCTCCTGGACCGAGCCCACCGGCACTTCGGTCAGCGTCAACGTACTTCCCGCCGAGCGCCGGCTGCACGGCGTGATCTTCTTCCCCCAGTGGGTGCACCAGTACCCCGAGCGCACCGTCTGCTTCCAGAACGACCACCTGGACCGGATGGCCGCGTACCGCGACCAGGGCCCGACCCACCCGATCCACGTCGTCCCCGAATTCGCGGAGATCACCTTCCTCGAGGACCGCGGCGAGAACGACGAAGGCGTCATCGCCGTGGATCCGGCCGACCTGCCCGAGGGCTACGCCGACCGCATCAACTGA
- the guaA gene encoding glutamine-hydrolyzing GMP synthase has protein sequence MPSAPPAAAPDVVLVVDFGAQYAQLIARRVREARVYSEIVPSTMPVAEMLAKNPKAIILSGGPSSVYAEGAPSLDRSLFEAGVPVFGMCYGFQLMAITLGGTVDNTGAREYGRTPLTVSRPGSTLFEGTPAEQSVWMSHGDACSAAPEGFTVTASTDVVPVAAFENDEKKLYGVQYHPEVMHSTHGQQVLEHFLYRGAGIEPNWTTTSVVEEQVAAIRAQVGTKRAICALSGGVDSSVAAAIVQKAIGEQLTCVYVDHGLQRKGESEQVEKDFVAATGVQLKVVDAEERFLTALAGVSDPEQKRKIIGREFIRVFEQAQAELVAEAGAEGEEVAFLVQGTLYPDIVESGGGTGTANIKSHHNVGGLPDDIEFQLVEPLRQLFKDEVRMVGSELGLPDEIVHRQPFPGPGLGIRIVGEVTKERLDLLREADAIAREELTAAGLDREIWQCPVVLLADVRSVGVQGDGRTYGHPIVLRPVSSEDAMTADWTRMPYDVLARISTRITNEVAEVNRVVLDVTSKPPGTIEWE, from the coding sequence GTGCCATCAGCGCCCCCTGCCGCTGCCCCGGACGTCGTCCTCGTAGTCGACTTCGGCGCACAGTACGCCCAGCTCATCGCCCGCCGAGTCCGTGAGGCCCGGGTCTACAGCGAGATCGTGCCGTCCACCATGCCGGTGGCGGAGATGCTCGCCAAGAACCCGAAGGCGATCATCCTCTCCGGCGGCCCCTCGTCGGTCTATGCCGAAGGTGCCCCCAGTCTGGACCGCTCACTGTTCGAGGCCGGTGTCCCGGTCTTCGGCATGTGCTACGGATTCCAGCTCATGGCGATCACCCTCGGCGGCACCGTCGACAACACCGGTGCGCGGGAGTACGGCCGTACCCCGCTGACCGTCTCCCGCCCCGGATCCACCCTCTTCGAGGGCACCCCCGCCGAGCAGTCGGTGTGGATGTCCCACGGCGACGCCTGCTCCGCCGCCCCCGAGGGCTTCACGGTCACCGCGTCCACGGACGTCGTGCCCGTCGCCGCCTTCGAGAACGACGAGAAGAAGCTCTACGGCGTCCAGTACCACCCCGAGGTCATGCACTCCACGCACGGCCAGCAGGTCCTGGAGCACTTCCTCTACCGCGGCGCGGGCATCGAGCCGAACTGGACCACCACCAGCGTGGTCGAGGAGCAGGTCGCCGCGATCCGCGCCCAGGTCGGCACCAAGCGCGCCATCTGCGCGCTGTCCGGCGGCGTGGACTCCTCGGTGGCCGCCGCCATCGTGCAGAAGGCCATCGGCGAGCAGCTGACCTGCGTCTACGTCGACCACGGCCTCCAGCGCAAGGGCGAGTCGGAGCAGGTCGAGAAGGACTTCGTGGCCGCCACCGGCGTCCAGCTGAAGGTCGTCGACGCCGAGGAGCGCTTCCTGACCGCGCTGGCCGGGGTCAGCGACCCCGAGCAGAAGCGGAAGATCATCGGACGCGAGTTCATCCGCGTCTTCGAGCAGGCCCAGGCCGAGCTGGTCGCCGAGGCCGGCGCCGAGGGCGAGGAAGTCGCCTTCCTGGTCCAGGGCACGCTCTACCCGGACATCGTCGAGTCCGGCGGCGGCACGGGCACCGCCAACATCAAGTCGCACCACAACGTCGGCGGGCTCCCCGACGACATCGAGTTCCAGCTCGTCGAGCCGCTGCGCCAGCTGTTCAAGGACGAGGTCCGGATGGTCGGCTCGGAGCTCGGTCTGCCGGACGAGATCGTCCACCGCCAGCCGTTCCCCGGCCCCGGCCTGGGTATCCGCATCGTCGGCGAGGTCACCAAGGAGCGCCTGGACCTGCTGCGCGAGGCCGACGCCATCGCCCGCGAGGAGCTGACCGCGGCCGGTCTGGACCGCGAGATCTGGCAGTGCCCGGTGGTCCTGCTCGCCGACGTCCGCTCGGTCGGCGTCCAGGGCGACGGCCGGACGTACGGTCACCCGATCGTGCTGCGCCCGGTGTCGTCCGAGGACGCGATGACCGCGGACTGGACGCGGATGCCGTACGACGTGCTGGCGCGGATCTCGACCCGCATCACCAACGAGGTCGCCGAGGTCAACCGTGTCGTCCTCGACGTCACGAGCAAGCCCCCGGGCACCATCGAGTGGGAGTGA